The Cystobacter ferrugineus genome includes a window with the following:
- a CDS encoding dihydrolipoamide acetyltransferase family protein, which produces MAIFELKLPDLGEGVQEGELVKWHVKPGDLVKEDQTLAEVMTDKATVTVPSPKAGRVVQTHGKEGEMAKVHQLLVTLELEGSAPAQAPSSHGAPAAAPAPAAAPVAAAASAAPEAASSSKVLATPLTRRMAREHGLDLSQIAGSGPHGRVMKADVKAAIAGATAARNEVSAPPAAARPAAPPVASGRADERIPLRGLRKKIAEKMVRSKFTAPHFGFVEEMDATELVALRKRLNESLAATGDKTKLSFLPFIVKAVIAAMKKFPHLNAQMDEAAQELVVRGEFNIGIAVATPEGLTVPVIKSADRLTLRELAEEILRLSTAARERKLKMDELTGGSFTITSLGQSGGIFATPIINHPEVAILGIHRMRKRPVVDKNDQVVVREMMNISISADHRVIDGQMAADFVYEVIKYLEHPDMLFLAMA; this is translated from the coding sequence ATGGCGATCTTCGAGTTGAAGCTTCCTGATCTTGGCGAAGGTGTTCAGGAGGGCGAACTGGTCAAGTGGCACGTCAAACCGGGTGACCTGGTCAAGGAGGACCAGACCCTCGCCGAGGTGATGACGGACAAGGCCACGGTGACCGTTCCCAGCCCCAAGGCCGGCCGGGTCGTGCAGACGCACGGCAAGGAAGGCGAGATGGCGAAGGTGCACCAGCTCCTCGTCACGCTCGAGCTCGAGGGCTCCGCGCCCGCCCAGGCCCCGTCGAGTCATGGGGCTCCGGCGGCGGCTCCCGCTCCCGCCGCTGCTCCCGTGGCCGCGGCGGCCAGCGCGGCTCCGGAGGCCGCGTCTTCGTCCAAGGTGCTCGCCACGCCGCTCACCCGCCGCATGGCGCGCGAGCACGGGTTGGATCTCTCGCAGATCGCCGGTTCCGGGCCGCACGGCCGCGTGATGAAGGCGGACGTGAAGGCGGCCATCGCGGGCGCCACCGCCGCGCGCAACGAGGTGTCGGCTCCCCCCGCCGCCGCGCGTCCGGCCGCGCCGCCGGTGGCCTCGGGCCGGGCCGACGAGCGCATCCCGCTGCGTGGCCTGCGCAAGAAGATCGCCGAGAAGATGGTGCGCTCGAAGTTCACCGCGCCCCACTTCGGCTTCGTCGAGGAGATGGATGCCACGGAGCTCGTCGCCCTGCGCAAGCGGCTCAACGAGAGCCTGGCCGCCACGGGGGACAAGACGAAGCTGTCCTTCCTGCCCTTCATCGTGAAGGCCGTCATCGCCGCGATGAAGAAGTTCCCCCACCTCAACGCCCAGATGGACGAGGCCGCCCAGGAGCTCGTCGTCCGGGGCGAGTTCAACATCGGCATCGCGGTGGCCACCCCCGAGGGGCTCACCGTTCCGGTGATCAAGAGCGCGGACCGGCTCACCCTGCGCGAGCTGGCCGAGGAGATCCTCCGCCTGAGCACCGCGGCGCGCGAGCGCAAGCTGAAGATGGACGAGCTCACCGGCGGCTCCTTCACCATCACCTCGCTCGGACAGTCGGGCGGCATCTTCGCCACGCCCATCATCAACCACCCCGAGGTGGCCATCCTGGGCATCCACCGCATGCGCAAGCGGCCCGTGGTGGACAAGAACGACCAGGTGGTCGTGCGCGAGATGATGAACATCTCCATCTCCGCCGATCACCGCGTCATCGACGGTCAGATGGCCGCGGACTTCGTCTACGAGGTCATCAAGTACCTGGAGCATCCGGACATGCTGTTCCTGGCCATGGCCTGA
- the lipA gene encoding lipoyl synthase: MATPDRFPLPQVAESTRKPEWLKVRLPHGEGYERVKSIVRRTKLATVCEEARCPNIAECWGGGTATVMLMGEVCTRACRFCHVKVGAPPPLDPMEPIHLAQAVKEMDLEYIVVTSVNRDDRPDGGASHFASAIRELRQHSPKTIVEVLIPDFKGKEQDLDTVAQARPHVVAHNVETVERLTPTVRDRRATYRQSLRVLEYLKNRPERLYTKSSVMVGLGETDAELEQTFRDLRSAGVDVLTLGQYLQPSQYHLRVERFVSPPQFEAYKQLAESFGFLYVASGPLVRSSYRAAEFFMKGLMERERLGLASNT; encoded by the coding sequence ATGGCGACTCCCGATCGTTTTCCCCTGCCGCAGGTAGCCGAATCCACCCGGAAGCCCGAGTGGTTGAAGGTGCGTCTCCCGCACGGGGAGGGGTATGAGCGGGTGAAGTCCATCGTGCGCCGCACGAAGCTGGCCACGGTGTGCGAGGAAGCCCGCTGCCCGAACATCGCCGAGTGCTGGGGCGGTGGCACCGCCACGGTGATGCTCATGGGCGAGGTGTGCACGCGCGCGTGCCGCTTCTGCCACGTGAAGGTGGGCGCGCCGCCGCCGTTGGATCCGATGGAGCCCATCCACCTGGCCCAGGCCGTCAAGGAGATGGACCTGGAGTACATCGTGGTCACCTCGGTGAACCGGGATGATCGGCCGGATGGGGGCGCGAGCCACTTCGCCTCGGCCATCCGCGAGCTGCGCCAGCACTCGCCCAAGACGATCGTCGAGGTGCTCATCCCCGACTTCAAGGGCAAGGAGCAGGACCTGGACACCGTGGCCCAGGCCCGGCCGCACGTGGTCGCCCACAACGTGGAGACGGTGGAGCGCCTCACCCCCACCGTGCGCGATCGCCGCGCCACCTACCGCCAGTCGCTCCGGGTGCTCGAGTACCTCAAGAACCGCCCCGAGCGGCTCTACACCAAGAGCTCCGTCATGGTGGGCCTGGGCGAGACGGACGCCGAGCTGGAGCAGACCTTCCGCGACCTGCGCTCGGCGGGCGTGGACGTGCTGACGCTGGGCCAGTACCTCCAGCCCTCGCAGTACCACCTGCGCGTGGAGCGCTTCGTGAGCCCGCCCCAGTTCGAGGCCTACAAGCAGCTCGCCGAGTCCTTCGGCTTCCTCTACGTCGCCTCCGGGCCGCTCGTGCGCTCGAGCTACCGCGCCGCCGAGTTCTTCATGAAGGGCCTCATGGAGCGTGAGCGCCTGGGGCTCGCCAGCAACACCTGA